The following coding sequences are from one Lolium rigidum isolate FL_2022 chromosome 6, APGP_CSIRO_Lrig_0.1, whole genome shotgun sequence window:
- the LOC124661058 gene encoding transcription factor Pur-alpha 1: protein MDGGGGGMVGPVGVGGVGMVGPVGVGGGGGGGGSDVELVSKTLQFEHKLFYFDLKENPRGRYLKISEKTSTTRSTIIVPIAGVAWFLDLFDYYIRTDERDVFSKELRLDTKVFYFDIGENKRGRYLKVSEASVNRNRSTIIVPAGSSGEEGWEAFRNVLLEINDEASRLYVLPNHPSQQHLEPPERLPGLSDDVGAGFIAGHGSQSASVPEVDVERLVDVPPIEEFAGMGLSKVIRADQKRFFFDLGSNNRGHYLRISEVAGADRSSIILPLSGLKQFHEMVGHFVDIMKDRLEGMTGANVRTVEPSQR, encoded by the exons atggacggcggcggaggaggcatgGTGGGCCCCGTTGGCGTGGGGGGAGTCGGCATGGTGGGCcccgtcggcgtcggcggcggcggcgggggcgggggcagCGACGTGGAGCTCGTCAGCAAGACGCTGCAGTTCGAGCACAAGCTCTTCTACTTCGATCTCAAGGAGAACCCAAGGGGCAGGTACCTCAAGATCTCAGAGAAGACCTCCACCACGCGCTCCACCATCATCGTGCCCATCGCGGGCGTCGCGTGGTTCCTCGACCTATTCGACTACTACATCCGCACCGACGAGCGCGACGTCTTCAGCAAGGAGCTACGCCTCGACACCAAG GTGTTCTACTTCGATATCGGGGAGAACAAGAGAGGCCGCTACCTCAAG GTTTCGGAGGCATCTGTCAACAGAAACCGTAGCACGATAATTGTTCCGGCTGGTAGCTCGGGCGAAGAAGGTTGGGAAGCATTTAGGAATGTACTGTTAGAAATCAATGATGAAGCTTCCCGACTCTATGTTCTTCCAAATCATCCAAGCCAG CAACACTTGGAACCTCCAGAGCGCCTTCCTGGCCTCTCTGACGATGTTGGTGCTGGATTTATAGCTGGACACGGCAGTCAATCTGCATCTGTGCCAGAGGTAGATGTTGAGCGCCTGGTTGATGTGCCTCCTATTGAAGAATTCGCTGGCATGGGGCTGTCTAAGGTGATAAGGGCAGATCAGAAGAGGTTTTTCTTTGATCTGGGCAGCAATAACAGGGGGCATTATTTGAGGATTTCCGAG GTGGCTGGAGCTGACCGTTCATCAATAATCTTGCCGCTTTCTGGTTTGAAGCAGTTCCATGAGATGGTTGGACACTTTGTAGATATAATGAAGGACAGACTTGAAGGAATGACGGGCGCGAATGTGCGCACTGTTGAGCCCAGTCAGAGATGA